The Parafrankia discariae genome includes a window with the following:
- a CDS encoding arylamine N-acetyltransferase family protein — protein sequence MFDVEAYLAALGHRGPAEANWETLRGLHHAHLRTVPYDSELNSARGTDLWKGVDIDADAVFDAVVRGGRGGVCYELNGLFRRLLTELGFETGVYAAGIRQVDGSFGPDLEHIFSFVRLDGVVFLVDVGFVGPSYLEPLPLDGPERRQFGTWFRLVGDEGYRVLQRRGQRGDWAAVYRFRPVPRDVAAWAEPSEELTEFARALAGAGTLVRGRATRGGQRILIGKRLVTVEDGHESMRVLTDPAEHARVLADILRRPPAPVATPPDAAP from the coding sequence GTGTTTGACGTCGAGGCGTACCTGGCGGCGCTCGGCCACCGCGGCCCGGCCGAGGCGAACTGGGAGACGCTGCGCGGCCTGCACCACGCCCACCTGCGGACGGTGCCCTACGACAGCGAGCTGAACTCCGCCCGCGGCACCGACCTGTGGAAGGGCGTCGACATCGACGCCGACGCCGTGTTCGACGCGGTGGTCCGCGGTGGCCGTGGCGGGGTTTGCTACGAGCTCAACGGCCTGTTCCGGCGCCTGCTGACCGAGCTCGGTTTCGAGACCGGCGTGTACGCGGCGGGCATCCGGCAGGTCGACGGATCCTTCGGGCCCGATCTGGAGCACATCTTCTCCTTCGTCCGCCTCGACGGCGTGGTGTTCCTGGTCGACGTCGGCTTCGTGGGGCCGTCCTACCTGGAGCCGCTGCCGCTCGACGGGCCGGAGCGGCGGCAGTTCGGCACGTGGTTCCGTCTCGTCGGCGACGAGGGCTACCGCGTCCTGCAGCGGCGTGGTCAGCGCGGCGACTGGGCCGCGGTGTACCGGTTCCGGCCGGTGCCGCGGGACGTGGCCGCCTGGGCCGAACCGTCGGAGGAGCTCACGGAGTTCGCCCGGGCGCTGGCCGGAGCGGGGACGCTGGTGCGCGGCCGGGCGACCCGCGGCGGGCAGCGGATCCTGATCGGCAAACGGCTGGTGACCGTCGAGGACGGGCACGAGTCCATGCGGGTGCTGACCGACCCGGCCGAGCACGCCCGGGTGCTCGCCGACATCCTGCGTCGCCCGCCGGCTCCCGTCGCCACGCCCCCGGACGCCGCCCCGTGA